From a region of the Coffea arabica cultivar ET-39 chromosome 3e, Coffea Arabica ET-39 HiFi, whole genome shotgun sequence genome:
- the LOC113737440 gene encoding uncharacterized protein, with protein MVGKGKKSQPRFVGPYKILQLVGNVAYKLELPPRLSRIHNVFHMSMLKKYYPDPSLVLQPENIEIDEALTYEEIPVKLLDHKVKELRNKRIPLVKVLWRNHGVEEATWEVEEEIRKKYKDLFSDQGPYDATVIDQVT; from the exons ATGGTAGGGAAAGGAAAGAAGTCGCAACCTagatttgtaggaccttataagATTCTACAACTTGTGGGAAACGTGGCCTATAAATTGGAACTGCCACCAAGATTATCTCGAATTCATAACGTTTTCCATATGTCTATGCTCAAGAAATATTATCCAGATCCATCTCTTGTACTGCAACCGGAAAATATTGAGATTGACGAGGCACTGACTTATGAGGAAATACCAGTGAAACTTCTGGATCATAAGGTGAAGGAACTAAGAAATAAGCGAATTCCTTTGGTAAAAGTCCTTTGGAGGAATCAcggagtagaggaagcaacttgggaagtaGAGGAGGAAATTCGAAAGAAATACAAAGACTTATTTTCAGATCAAG gtccatatgatgccacTGTTATTGATCAAGTTACTTAA